One genomic window of Nitrosomonas sp. Is35 includes the following:
- a CDS encoding PilC/PilY family type IV pilus protein — protein sequence MLTILRRNLLVVTFLAIISTVSIAEDIDLFTGVTPSGSADVPNVLIVLDNTANWNTAFTNEIHALSTVLSGLAVNKFRVGLMMFSETGSGNSNPDGGYLRAAVRLMNSTNKPIYQSLVNSLHILNDKSNNGKLGLTLAEAYYYFAGTNAYAGHNKAKRDYAGNVSGTSASNAIYALSGNALSSSSDTGYESPVSSGCQKNFIIYISNGPVQDNSSDTSTSNSKLSTAGGSTSQITISPSGSQSNSGDEWARFMANSSNPQIITYTIDVDPGTTGQGPGFTALLKSMAGQGKGKYFAVNSSVDSGVQISDALNHIFSEIQAKDSVFASASLPVSVNTQGTYLNQIFVGMFRPDATASPRWVGNLKQYQFKPSLTNNKIELKLADADGVLAINNTTGFITQCARSFWTPTTASIDTYWSFAPQGSCLAIANSELSNTPDGEVVEKGAAAYRVRSINPSSRVVKTCNPASCTGFNSFDDANTSITQALLGATNSTERTSIINWVRGQDVKDENINGNTTETRPSAHGDIVHSRPVAVDYGGSTGVVVFYGASDGMLHAINGSQSSNIGTLTPGSELWTFVAPEHYGRLKRIYDNSPALTLPSVGDATAKPYFFDGRVTAYKDSSTVWVYATQRRGGRMIYAFDVSTPTNPGLKWRQGCPNLTDDTGCTSADFSGIGQTWSAAVNLKSSGYVSGSTSLPMLILGGGYDTCEDGASGSDLNTCTAPKGNKIFVLDANSGALLKTFSTDRSVVGDVTVVPNTVTGLAEYAYAADTGGNVYRITIGSALPANWTITKIASLGCSTTNCPGGVANRKFMFAPEVVVTPSYNIILIGSGDREHPLLSHTTTIGVDNAFFMIKDKPTDAAWWSSETANCLSQALACMTSLLAIDPDSTVLPTETQLDAKKGWYMPFGAGSHDKEQVVTSAIAVLGVVTFSTHTPTPTDISSCGSNLGMARVYNLGFLDGRPAVGATRYVPITGGGLPPSPVAGLVTVVHPTTGQNITVPFVIGSSPDSPLEGASPKAIATPSSFKTRAYWYLQQ from the coding sequence ATGTTAACAATACTTAGAAGAAATTTGCTAGTTGTCACATTTCTAGCGATTATCAGCACAGTATCCATTGCTGAAGATATTGATTTATTTACAGGCGTTACGCCATCCGGCTCGGCAGATGTTCCTAATGTTTTGATAGTATTGGACAATACTGCTAACTGGAATACAGCATTCACAAATGAAATCCATGCATTATCCACTGTCCTCAGTGGCTTAGCCGTTAACAAGTTTCGGGTCGGTTTAATGATGTTTAGTGAAACGGGATCAGGAAACAGTAATCCAGATGGCGGATATCTACGTGCTGCAGTTAGACTGATGAACTCAACGAATAAGCCAATATACCAGAGTCTCGTAAATAGCTTACACATATTAAATGATAAATCTAATAACGGTAAACTAGGCCTAACTTTGGCAGAGGCTTACTATTATTTTGCCGGTACAAATGCATATGCGGGACATAATAAGGCCAAACGGGACTATGCCGGTAATGTCTCTGGAACTTCGGCATCCAATGCAATTTATGCATTAAGTGGAAATGCATTATCGTCATCGAGTGATACAGGTTATGAAAGCCCGGTAAGCTCAGGTTGCCAGAAGAATTTTATTATTTATATCAGTAACGGCCCTGTACAGGATAATAGTTCTGACACTTCTACCTCTAATTCAAAATTATCTACGGCAGGGGGTAGTACATCACAAATTACAATTTCTCCGAGTGGCTCGCAATCCAATTCTGGCGATGAATGGGCGCGCTTTATGGCGAATTCAAGTAATCCGCAAATTATCACATACACAATTGACGTGGATCCAGGAACAACAGGACAAGGTCCCGGATTTACTGCATTGTTAAAAAGCATGGCAGGTCAGGGTAAAGGAAAATATTTTGCGGTAAATTCTTCAGTCGATAGTGGCGTGCAAATTTCAGATGCGTTAAATCATATATTTTCAGAAATACAAGCAAAAGATAGTGTCTTTGCTTCAGCTAGCTTGCCTGTCAGTGTTAACACACAAGGTACCTATTTAAACCAGATTTTCGTCGGTATGTTTCGCCCAGATGCAACGGCAAGCCCTCGCTGGGTGGGTAATCTCAAACAATATCAGTTTAAGCCAAGTTTGACGAATAATAAGATCGAATTAAAATTGGCAGATGCTGATGGTGTATTGGCAATTAATAATACTACCGGTTTTATTACGCAATGCGCCCGTAGCTTCTGGACACCGACTACAGCAAGTATTGATACGTATTGGTCTTTTGCACCACAAGGATCTTGCTTGGCGATCGCCAATTCGGAGCTATCCAATACTCCAGATGGTGAAGTTGTAGAGAAAGGTGCAGCTGCATATAGAGTGCGGTCAATCAATCCTTCATCACGCGTCGTTAAAACCTGTAATCCAGCGAGTTGTACTGGATTTAACAGTTTTGATGATGCTAATACTTCAATAACACAAGCACTTTTAGGCGCGACTAATAGCACTGAACGTACAAGTATTATTAATTGGGTGCGTGGTCAGGATGTTAAAGACGAAAATATTAACGGCAATACTACTGAAACTAGACCGTCTGCACATGGTGATATTGTACATTCCAGACCAGTTGCTGTTGATTATGGTGGAAGTACTGGGGTCGTAGTATTTTATGGGGCCAGTGACGGCATGTTGCATGCAATTAATGGAAGTCAATCAAGTAATATTGGCACTCTAACACCAGGTAGTGAATTGTGGACATTCGTTGCACCAGAGCACTATGGAAGGTTAAAGCGTATTTATGACAACAGTCCTGCCTTAACGCTGCCCAGTGTGGGTGATGCAACAGCCAAACCATACTTCTTTGATGGGCGAGTTACAGCCTATAAAGATAGTAGTACAGTTTGGGTTTATGCGACTCAACGGCGTGGCGGGCGTATGATTTATGCTTTTGATGTTAGCACTCCAACCAACCCTGGCTTGAAATGGCGCCAAGGTTGCCCTAATTTGACTGATGATACAGGTTGTACTTCGGCCGATTTTAGTGGCATTGGTCAAACTTGGTCGGCAGCCGTTAATTTGAAATCATCCGGTTATGTTTCTGGATCAACTTCTCTACCTATGCTTATTTTAGGTGGCGGTTATGATACCTGTGAGGATGGGGCAAGTGGAAGTGATCTAAACACTTGCACAGCACCCAAAGGGAATAAGATTTTTGTACTGGATGCAAATAGTGGCGCATTACTTAAGACATTCTCAACAGACCGCAGTGTGGTGGGTGACGTAACTGTTGTACCCAATACCGTTACCGGACTGGCTGAATATGCGTATGCAGCCGATACAGGCGGGAATGTTTATCGCATAACCATAGGTTCTGCATTACCTGCCAACTGGACAATTACGAAAATTGCATCACTGGGATGCAGTACTACCAATTGTCCCGGAGGAGTAGCCAATCGCAAATTCATGTTTGCCCCGGAAGTAGTTGTAACACCTAGTTACAATATTATTTTAATCGGTTCGGGTGATCGTGAGCATCCACTCCTGAGTCATACGACCACGATTGGTGTCGATAATGCATTTTTCATGATTAAAGATAAGCCAACCGATGCTGCTTGGTGGTCATCTGAAACGGCTAATTGTCTGTCACAAGCGTTGGCATGTATGACCTCATTACTTGCGATAGATCCAGATAGTACGGTACTACCGACAGAGACGCAATTGGATGCCAAAAAAGGGTGGTATATGCCTTTTGGCGCAGGTAGTCATGATAAAGAGCAAGTTGTTACATCAGCGATTGCAGTACTTGGTGTTGTTACCTTCAGTACACATACACCAACTCCAACAGACATAAGTAGCTGTGGTTCCAATTTAGGGATGGCTCGTGTATACAATCTCGGCTTCTTGGATGGAAGACCAGCTGTTGGAGCAACACGATATGTACCAATAACGGGGGGGGGATTGCCGCCGTCTCCAGTGGCTGGATTGGTGACTGTGGTACATCCGACCACTGGACAGAATATTACAGTGCCATTTGTGATCGGTTCGAGTCCTGATTCTCCACTGGAAGGAGCATCACCAAAAGCTATTGCAACCCCCTCTAGTTTTAAGACTCGAGCATATTGGTATTTACAACAGTAA